The Zobellia alginiliquefaciens genome contains a region encoding:
- a CDS encoding alpha-L-fucosidase, whose protein sequence is MKNLSTVFLLIFTYAVSAQEKFKPEWNSLKQHKATPEWFADAKLGVYFHWGVYNVPANGNEWYGRFMYEHDRQKTWGKDVYDYHTKTYGRDVDYHDFIPQWKAEKFSAKRWVDMFENMGAKFIGTIAEHHDGFSLWKSDVNPWNSFDKGPGIDVVQQISEEVKKRDLKFMTTFHHGFHMLFYPKKENSFLRPVSSHSVTYENPEVPQDEKYRILYGNTTYQEECDIWLGKLNEVINAYSPDYIWMDFAQGYVKEDYRKQFLANYFNEAAELNKEVVVNTKGSFFPTDLAVVNLERATVEDIAPEVWVTDFQLGSSWGYNKNKRTALDPKKAIRILAEVVSKNGVMILAAAPMAEGVIPQEQAEAMKGIGAWLKLYGEAIYNTRPFVEYGQGPTQMKRNPEDEWNDYGAIKAGLYDLNAKDIRYTTNSKTVYAIQLGWPAENKESVLTAFANKAENMEIKSVSVLGSKQKIKWKKTAEGLTVIAPKKMPAEAEAALVYKITLK, encoded by the coding sequence ATGAAAAATCTCTCTACAGTATTCCTATTAATCTTCACCTATGCCGTTTCTGCCCAAGAAAAATTTAAACCGGAATGGAATAGCCTTAAACAACATAAAGCTACACCTGAATGGTTTGCAGATGCAAAGTTGGGTGTCTATTTTCATTGGGGCGTATACAACGTTCCTGCCAATGGAAATGAGTGGTACGGGCGTTTCATGTACGAACATGACCGCCAAAAAACCTGGGGAAAGGATGTTTACGATTACCATACAAAAACTTATGGGAGAGATGTAGATTATCACGACTTTATACCACAATGGAAAGCTGAAAAATTCTCGGCAAAACGATGGGTGGATATGTTTGAAAACATGGGGGCAAAATTCATAGGAACCATTGCCGAACACCACGATGGATTTTCACTCTGGAAAAGTGATGTGAATCCTTGGAACTCATTTGATAAAGGTCCTGGTATTGACGTGGTACAACAAATTAGCGAAGAAGTAAAAAAACGTGACTTAAAGTTTATGACCACTTTTCACCACGGATTTCATATGCTTTTTTATCCTAAAAAGGAGAATAGTTTCCTTCGTCCGGTAAGTTCGCACTCGGTTACTTATGAAAACCCCGAAGTTCCGCAAGATGAAAAATACCGTATTCTATATGGAAATACCACGTACCAAGAAGAATGTGATATCTGGTTGGGAAAACTTAATGAAGTAATCAATGCCTATTCTCCGGATTATATTTGGATGGATTTTGCGCAGGGTTATGTAAAGGAAGACTATCGCAAGCAATTTTTGGCCAATTACTTCAATGAAGCGGCCGAACTGAACAAAGAGGTAGTGGTAAACACCAAAGGGTCGTTTTTCCCAACGGATTTAGCCGTGGTCAATCTAGAAAGAGCCACTGTAGAAGACATTGCTCCAGAAGTTTGGGTAACCGACTTTCAATTAGGTAGTTCGTGGGGATATAACAAAAACAAACGCACTGCTTTGGACCCCAAAAAAGCCATACGCATATTGGCCGAGGTTGTCAGTAAAAACGGGGTAATGATTTTAGCTGCGGCTCCAATGGCCGAAGGCGTTATTCCCCAAGAACAAGCCGAAGCCATGAAAGGTATTGGCGCTTGGCTCAAACTATATGGAGAGGCTATTTACAACACACGTCCTTTTGTGGAATATGGCCAGGGACCCACCCAAATGAAACGAAACCCAGAAGACGAGTGGAACGACTACGGAGCTATAAAAGCTGGTTTATACGACCTGAACGCAAAAGATATACGGTATACCACCAATAGTAAAACAGTCTACGCCATTCAATTGGGATGGCCAGCCGAGAACAAAGAATCCGTATTGACCGCTTTTGCCAACAAAGCAGAAAACATGGAAATTAAATCCGTCTCGGTCTTAGGAAGTAAACAAAAAATAAAATGGAAAAAAACCGCAGAAGGACTTACAGTTATCGCTCCAAAAAAAATGCCCGCTGAAGCTGAAGCCGCTTTAGTCTATAAAATCACTTTAAAATAA
- a CDS encoding 3-keto-disaccharide hydrolase, translating into MKIKIASILTWTLFSSALLSLSAQEPGVKWTNPFPKNELGSSYTITPNELPSNQKLFEIKKNKIEVLYDWKGEKAPFGMITTTKEYSHFNLELEYKWGERKFAPRLEAKRDAGIVFHVQGEKVIWPTCLECQIQEGDTGDLRVIKGPQVTWFQKDGSEIFLQSNGKKTYIEGDKYANHEVEGWNKVRVEVRGSESAKFFENGHLVNELKDFLDSEGNPLEKGNIALQAEGAEIIYRNIKIQEIEQYPQ; encoded by the coding sequence ATGAAAATTAAAATCGCTTCTATTTTAACGTGGACACTTTTTTCTAGTGCCCTGTTATCTCTTTCAGCTCAAGAACCTGGGGTAAAATGGACCAACCCATTTCCAAAGAACGAACTCGGTTCCAGTTACACCATCACTCCAAATGAGTTACCCTCCAATCAAAAATTATTCGAAATAAAAAAGAATAAAATAGAGGTACTCTATGATTGGAAGGGAGAAAAAGCTCCCTTTGGTATGATTACCACAACCAAGGAGTACAGTCATTTTAACTTGGAACTCGAATATAAGTGGGGGGAGCGCAAATTTGCTCCCCGTCTCGAAGCCAAAAGAGATGCCGGTATCGTTTTTCATGTACAAGGAGAAAAGGTAATCTGGCCTACCTGTTTAGAATGCCAAATTCAAGAAGGCGATACGGGTGACCTCCGGGTCATAAAAGGACCACAAGTAACTTGGTTCCAAAAAGACGGTTCTGAAATATTTCTACAATCCAACGGTAAGAAGACATACATAGAAGGCGATAAATATGCCAACCATGAAGTAGAGGGTTGGAACAAGGTACGTGTGGAGGTTAGAGGTTCCGAAAGCGCCAAATTCTTTGAAAACGGCCATCTTGTTAACGAGCTGAAAGACTTTTTAGATTCCGAGGGCAATCCTTTGGAAAAAGGGAATATAGCCCTACAAGCTGAAGGTGCCGAGATTATCTACAGAAATATTAAGATACAAGAAATTGAACAATACCCTCAATAA
- a CDS encoding short chain dehydrogenase, with amino-acid sequence MKILIIGGHGTIGKKVTAHFAQHNQVIIAGRTKGDVLVDIEDTASITKMLEQTGKLDAIVCIAGEAKWANFNDLTEDDFHVGLNSKLMGQVNLVRIGQNYLTQKGSITLSTGILADDPVAMTTSAAMVNGGIHSFIQAVALEIESGIRVNAVSLGMVEDAYEKYKDFFPGHNPIPMNKVVNAYIRSVNGKGNGEVIRIYD; translated from the coding sequence ATGAAAATCTTAATTATTGGCGGACACGGAACCATAGGTAAAAAAGTAACCGCTCATTTTGCCCAACATAACCAGGTTATAATTGCAGGTAGAACAAAAGGCGATGTCCTTGTAGATATTGAGGATACTGCCTCTATAACCAAAATGTTAGAGCAAACTGGAAAATTAGATGCCATAGTCTGTATTGCCGGCGAAGCAAAATGGGCCAATTTCAATGACCTTACGGAAGACGATTTTCATGTTGGTTTGAACAGTAAATTAATGGGGCAGGTCAACTTGGTACGAATTGGTCAGAACTACCTTACCCAAAAAGGCTCTATAACACTCTCCACAGGTATTCTTGCGGATGACCCCGTAGCTATGACCACCAGTGCGGCAATGGTAAACGGTGGTATTCATAGTTTTATTCAGGCAGTTGCCTTAGAAATAGAAAGCGGAATTAGAGTAAATGCGGTGTCATTGGGTATGGTAGAGGACGCTTATGAGAAATATAAGGATTTCTTTCCGGGTCACAACCCTATTCCAATGAACAAAGTAGTTAACGCTTACATAAGGAGCGTAAACGGAAAAGGCAACGGCGAAGTTATTCGTATTTACGATTAA
- a CDS encoding ArsR/SmtB family transcription factor, with protein MQIMEWLREPENNFPPHVSIDHFNDGVCATYIFEKSKLSQSTISNYLTNMEKCGLLIMTRHGKWSYFKRNEAIITEFAKFLL; from the coding sequence ATGCAAATAATGGAGTGGCTCAGGGAACCTGAAAATAACTTTCCGCCACATGTAAGCATAGACCATTTTAATGATGGGGTCTGTGCTACCTATATATTCGAGAAATCTAAACTATCTCAATCAACCATTTCCAATTATTTGACCAACATGGAAAAATGTGGTCTATTGATTATGACCCGTCATGGAAAATGGTCTTATTTTAAAAGAAACGAAGCTATAATTACGGAATTTGCAAAATTCTTATTATAA
- the thiD gene encoding bifunctional hydroxymethylpyrimidine kinase/phosphomethylpyrimidine kinase, whose protein sequence is MNSAYPCVLTIAGSDSGGGAGIQADIKSISANGAYAASVITATTAQNTMGVFDIHPIPVAHIENQLKAVLDDIQFGAVKVGMLHSSNVIETVQNMLRKYRINNIIIDPVMVATSGDRLLAENALESLKSFMGDALLITPNIPEAELLTGKKINSGNLAQICIEIGNTYKTSVLLKGGHLETFDQMTDTLFLYDTQKTISIHNTYIQTKNTHGTGCTLSSAIAAQISLGKNLEEAVKEGCSYLNKAITQGKNIRLGRGHGPVKHFVK, encoded by the coding sequence ATGAATTCAGCATATCCTTGTGTCCTAACTATTGCCGGTAGTGATTCTGGAGGTGGAGCAGGTATTCAAGCAGACATTAAGAGTATTAGTGCTAATGGTGCCTATGCTGCTTCTGTTATAACAGCAACTACCGCTCAAAATACAATGGGTGTTTTTGACATTCACCCTATTCCCGTAGCCCATATTGAGAATCAACTAAAAGCAGTTCTTGACGATATTCAATTTGGAGCAGTTAAAGTTGGAATGCTCCATTCGTCAAATGTTATTGAAACTGTTCAGAACATGTTGCGCAAATACCGTATAAACAATATTATTATAGACCCAGTGATGGTAGCAACTTCAGGTGATAGACTGCTAGCCGAAAACGCGCTGGAAAGTCTAAAATCTTTTATGGGCGACGCCCTTCTTATTACTCCAAATATTCCAGAAGCTGAACTTTTAACCGGCAAAAAGATAAATTCAGGCAATCTGGCTCAAATTTGCATAGAAATTGGAAATACTTATAAAACTTCCGTATTACTGAAAGGTGGCCATTTGGAAACATTTGATCAAATGACGGACACTTTATTTCTATATGACACTCAGAAAACCATTTCTATTCACAATACCTATATTCAGACAAAAAATACCCATGGTACCGGTTGTACTTTGTCTTCGGCTATTGCCGCACAAATAAGCTTAGGCAAGAATTTAGAAGAAGCTGTAAAAGAAGGTTGTTCATATTTAAACAAAGCCATAACACAAGGAAAAAATATACGTTTAGGTCGGGGACATGGGCCTGTAAAACATTTTGTAAAATAA